From Draconibacterium halophilum, one genomic window encodes:
- a CDS encoding arsenate reductase ArsC: protein MKVLILCTGNSCRSQMAHGFLQSFDKRIQVNSGGTEASGKLNQKAVKAMAEIGIDISEHISDPVQKFLNDEWDYVITVCGGANENCPAFFGNVKHRLHIGFDDPSHATGTDEFIWSEFIRVRDEIKERFYKLYEEEIKPQL from the coding sequence ATGAAAGTACTCATTTTATGCACTGGCAACAGTTGTCGAAGCCAAATGGCACACGGCTTTTTACAGTCGTTTGATAAACGCATTCAAGTTAATTCGGGAGGAACAGAAGCTTCTGGCAAACTCAACCAAAAAGCCGTTAAAGCGATGGCTGAAATTGGTATTGATATCAGTGAGCATATTTCCGATCCGGTTCAGAAATTTTTAAACGATGAATGGGATTATGTAATTACCGTTTGTGGTGGTGCCAACGAAAACTGCCCGGCTTTTTTCGGTAATGTAAAACACCGTTTGCACATTGGTTTCGACGATCCATCACATGCCACCGGCACCGATGAGTTTATCTGGAGCGAGTTTATCCGGGTGCGCGATGAAATAAAAGAACGGTTTTACAAACTTTACGAGGAAGAGATTAAACCACAGTTATAG
- a CDS encoding ArsR/SmtB family transcription factor produces the protein MVQSKIDLFDKKLTEQARLFKALSHPARLQILQFLAQSESCITGDISEELPLGRTTVNQHISDLKAIGLIQGHTEGVKTNYCLNPEKVEELKNALLLFLNNLDTQNYKCK, from the coding sequence ATGGTACAATCAAAAATTGATTTATTCGATAAAAAGCTAACAGAGCAAGCAAGGTTGTTTAAAGCTTTGTCGCACCCGGCACGTTTGCAAATTTTACAATTCTTGGCACAGTCGGAATCGTGCATTACAGGCGATATTTCTGAAGAATTACCCTTGGGACGGACAACGGTTAATCAGCACATCAGCGATTTAAAAGCCATTGGATTGATTCAGGGGCATACCGAAGGAGTTAAAACAAATTATTGCCTGAACCCTGAAAAAGTAGAGGAGTTAAAAAATGCGCTTCTTCTATTTCTCAACAATTTAGATACTCAAAATTATAAATGCAAATAA
- a CDS encoding pyrroline-5-carboxylate reductase family protein, giving the protein MKTKTIGFIGGGRITKIFLQAFQNKKVVFENVKVFDPNSDTLSALKNLFPKIEVAESAQDVAKQELVVLAVHPPVITETLAAIKDVVTEDTTVLSLAPKVTIEKIAGALGTTKIIRMIPNATSYINKGYNPVAFHPITDKKAKKRFMKQVKALGKNFEVEENKLEGYAIVSAMLPTYFWFQWEEMLKVAAVTGLDEKEAKKAVETSLKKSLSIFFKSGLSADEVKDLIPVKPIGEAEEQIKEIYQTKLLGLYEKIKA; this is encoded by the coding sequence ATGAAAACAAAAACCATCGGATTTATTGGTGGTGGAAGGATCACAAAGATTTTTCTGCAGGCGTTTCAAAACAAAAAAGTTGTTTTTGAAAACGTAAAAGTATTTGATCCGAACAGCGATACGCTGAGTGCTCTTAAAAATTTATTTCCGAAGATTGAGGTTGCAGAATCTGCACAAGATGTCGCGAAACAAGAATTGGTAGTTTTGGCGGTTCATCCACCGGTTATTACAGAAACGCTGGCTGCCATAAAAGATGTAGTTACGGAAGATACTACAGTGCTTTCGCTGGCACCAAAAGTAACGATTGAAAAAATTGCCGGTGCATTAGGAACCACAAAGATTATTCGAATGATCCCTAACGCTACTTCATACATCAACAAAGGTTATAACCCGGTGGCTTTTCATCCGATAACGGACAAAAAAGCCAAAAAACGTTTTATGAAACAGGTTAAAGCCCTGGGTAAAAACTTCGAAGTGGAAGAAAATAAACTCGAAGGATATGCTATTGTTTCTGCCATGTTGCCTACCTATTTCTGGTTTCAGTGGGAAGAAATGCTAAAAGTTGCAGCGGTTACAGGTTTAGACGAGAAAGAAGCAAAAAAGGCAGTGGAAACAAGTTTGAAAAAATCGCTCTCCATTTTCTTTAAATCAGGACTGTCGGCCGATGAGGTAAAAGATTTGATTCCGGTAAAACCTATTGGCGAGGCAGAAGAACAGATTAAAGAAATTTACCAAACAAAACTGTTGGGCTTGTACGAGAAAATTAAGGCTTAG
- a CDS encoding permease, with protein MIEKVITLNRKTNGWLLPLFMLPVWILLYINLQNIADLIINDVVGMTAGKHLTETLRFFIFEVPKVMLLLVLIIFGVGIIRSYFSTEKTRKLLRGKSLFSGNIMAALLGIVTPFCSCSAIPLFLGFVEAGIPIGVTFSFLIAAPMVNEVALVLLVGLFGWKVALIYVGTGLTIAILSGWLIGKLKMEKYVAGWVFNVKANAADMEEEKLSFNDRIQKGFDSVREIVGKIWIYIIIGIAVGAGAHGYVPEDFLGSLLGKENWYGVPLAILMGIPMYSNAAGIIPIVSVLIEKGVSLGTALAFMMSVIALSLPEIIILKKVLKWQLITAFVGIVAAGIVIVGFIFNYVM; from the coding sequence ATGATAGAGAAAGTGATTACATTAAACAGAAAAACAAACGGCTGGTTACTACCACTTTTTATGTTGCCCGTTTGGATACTTCTTTACATAAATCTGCAAAACATTGCCGATTTAATTATCAATGATGTGGTGGGAATGACCGCAGGAAAACATTTAACCGAAACACTGCGCTTTTTTATTTTCGAAGTGCCTAAAGTAATGCTATTACTGGTGCTTATAATTTTTGGCGTAGGCATTATTCGAAGCTATTTTTCCACCGAAAAAACCAGGAAATTGCTGCGGGGAAAATCCTTGTTCTCCGGGAACATTATGGCAGCGTTATTAGGTATTGTAACCCCTTTTTGCTCGTGTTCAGCCATCCCATTGTTTCTGGGCTTTGTTGAAGCGGGAATTCCTATTGGAGTCACTTTCTCGTTTTTAATAGCAGCGCCAATGGTAAACGAGGTAGCGCTTGTTTTACTGGTTGGTTTATTTGGCTGGAAAGTTGCACTTATTTACGTAGGCACCGGTTTAACCATTGCCATTCTTTCGGGATGGCTTATCGGGAAACTAAAAATGGAAAAATATGTTGCCGGGTGGGTTTTTAATGTTAAAGCAAACGCGGCTGATATGGAGGAAGAAAAACTTTCGTTTAACGACCGTATTCAAAAAGGTTTCGATTCGGTTCGCGAAATCGTTGGCAAAATCTGGATATACATTATTATCGGTATTGCAGTTGGGGCAGGAGCGCACGGTTATGTTCCCGAAGATTTTTTAGGCTCGTTGCTCGGAAAAGAAAACTGGTATGGTGTTCCATTGGCAATTTTAATGGGAATTCCCATGTATTCTAATGCTGCCGGAATTATTCCAATTGTAAGTGTACTCATCGAAAAAGGTGTGTCGCTGGGGACTGCGCTGGCTTTTATGATGTCGGTAATCGCCTTATCACTCCCCGAAATAATCATCTTGAAAAAAGTATTGAAATGGCAGCTAATTACTGCTTTTGTAGGCATTGTGGCCGCGGGAATTGTAATTGTTGGTTTCATTTTTAATTATGTAATGTAG
- a CDS encoding (2Fe-2S)-binding protein: MSKVICFCKNVSEAELIAATDKGAKSLQEIKDATGACTGSECKTPNPSRNCCADDIREILGEQDNEKPTCCCG, translated from the coding sequence ATGAGTAAGGTAATCTGTTTTTGTAAAAATGTTAGCGAGGCAGAACTAATTGCTGCGACTGATAAAGGCGCAAAAAGTTTACAAGAGATTAAAGATGCAACCGGAGCATGTACCGGTTCAGAATGTAAGACGCCAAATCCTTCACGAAACTGTTGTGCCGATGATATTCGCGAGATATTGGGAGAACAGGATAATGAAAAGCCCACGTGTTGTTGTGGTTAA
- a CDS encoding aromatic aminobenezylarsenical efflux permease ArsG family transporter — MELLQTFFENSELPILSAFLLGLMTAISPCPLATNITAIGYISKDITSQKKVFLNGLVYTFGRAFSYTAIGLLFFFGASQFEFSSFFQTWGEKILGPLLIVIGLFMLGVLRLTIPGVGSLTQKMQNRSNSGFWGVLLLGIVFALAFCPYSGVLYFGILIPMTISSASGLYLPMVFALATGIPVIIFAWLIAFSIGSIGNLYNKMKTFEIWFRRVIAVLFIGVGIYYLLILFVL; from the coding sequence ATGGAGTTGTTACAAACATTTTTCGAGAACTCGGAACTACCGATATTGTCGGCATTTTTGTTGGGACTTATGACCGCCATAAGTCCTTGCCCGCTGGCAACAAACATAACAGCAATTGGTTACATAAGTAAAGATATTACCAGTCAGAAGAAAGTGTTTTTGAACGGTCTGGTTTATACTTTTGGACGTGCCTTTTCTTATACCGCAATTGGTTTGTTGTTTTTTTTTGGTGCCAGTCAGTTCGAGTTTTCTTCTTTTTTTCAAACCTGGGGTGAAAAAATATTAGGTCCTTTACTTATTGTAATTGGTCTGTTTATGCTCGGTGTTTTAAGATTAACTATTCCGGGAGTTGGATCGCTTACCCAGAAAATGCAAAACCGGTCAAACAGTGGATTTTGGGGCGTGTTGTTGCTGGGAATTGTTTTTGCGTTGGCTTTTTGCCCTTACAGCGGAGTGCTTTACTTTGGAATACTGATTCCGATGACGATAAGCAGCGCCAGTGGCTTATATCTGCCAATGGTTTTTGCATTGGCAACTGGTATACCGGTTATCATTTTTGCATGGTTAATTGCTTTTAGCATTGGCTCAATCGGTAACCTGTACAACAAAATGAAAACCTTCGAAATTTGGTTTCGAAGGGTAATTGCCGTGTTATTTATTGGTGTTGGTATTTATTACCTTTTAATACTTTTTGTTTTGTGA
- a CDS encoding nitrophenyl compound nitroreductase subunit ArsF family protein: protein MKKLVSILSIILCVGIISANAECVSDASKSGPNATDNATVTPQSNEVIAYYFHATKRCVTCQAVEKVAKETIEENYKGKVTFQSINREKEKDNPLVKKYKVSGQTLLLVKGDEKVDLTSSAFMNARTKPEKFAKRLKSEIDEML from the coding sequence ATGAAGAAATTAGTAAGTATTTTAAGTATTATTCTTTGTGTTGGCATCATTTCAGCAAATGCTGAATGTGTTTCAGATGCAAGCAAAAGTGGTCCAAATGCAACAGATAACGCGACCGTAACTCCACAATCAAATGAAGTGATTGCCTATTACTTTCATGCAACAAAGAGGTGTGTAACTTGCCAGGCAGTTGAAAAAGTTGCCAAAGAAACGATTGAGGAAAATTACAAAGGGAAAGTTACTTTTCAGTCGATTAACCGTGAAAAGGAAAAAGACAATCCTTTAGTGAAAAAGTACAAAGTTAGCGGACAAACACTTTTGCTGGTAAAAGGCGACGAAAAAGTTGATCTTACCAGTTCTGCATTTATGAATGCACGAACTAAACCTGAAAAATTTGCAAAGCGATTGAAGTCAGAAATTGACGAGATGCTCTAA
- a CDS encoding thioredoxin family protein, with the protein MKKPKEREMEIKVLGTGCAKCKKLEERTRNAVSELGVEASIEKVEDIYKIMQFGVMNTPALVVDGKVVLSGKLPGDKELKELLTK; encoded by the coding sequence ATGAAAAAACCAAAAGAAAGAGAAATGGAGATAAAAGTTTTAGGAACCGGCTGTGCAAAATGTAAGAAGCTGGAAGAAAGAACAAGAAATGCGGTGAGTGAATTGGGCGTTGAGGCATCGATTGAAAAAGTGGAAGACATATACAAAATCATGCAATTTGGAGTAATGAATACACCGGCTCTCGTGGTTGACGGCAAAGTCGTATTAAGCGGGAAACTGCCCGGCGATAAAGAATTGAAAGAATTACTGACGAAGTAA
- a CDS encoding ArsR/SmtB family transcription factor, with product MEVKIISEKQKKLARYAKALGHPVRVYVLQLLGKKSCCYSGDLSDELPIAKSTLSQHLKELKEAGLIQGEIEAPRIKYCVNKENWKEAQELFKDFLKLE from the coding sequence ATGGAAGTAAAAATCATTTCAGAAAAACAAAAGAAATTAGCGCGTTATGCCAAGGCACTTGGGCACCCGGTACGTGTGTATGTTTTGCAATTGCTGGGTAAAAAAAGTTGTTGCTACAGCGGCGATTTAAGCGATGAGTTACCAATTGCAAAGTCAACTTTATCTCAACACCTAAAAGAATTGAAAGAGGCCGGATTAATTCAAGGAGAAATTGAAGCTCCAAGAATTAAGTATTGCGTGAATAAAGAGAATTGGAAAGAAGCACAGGAATTATTCAAAGATTTTTTGAAATTGGAATAA
- a CDS encoding glutathione peroxidase: MENNFYQFTATSLQGKELSMDSYKGKTVLVVNTASKCGLTPQFEGLEKLYKEYKDKGLVILGFPCNQFANQEPGDEKSISEGCLLNYGVTFPMFSKIDVNGKNTHPIYKYLKKELGGTLGSKIKWNFTKFLIDANGNPVKRFAPTTKPEKLESHITKLLQN; this comes from the coding sequence ATGGAAAACAATTTTTATCAATTTACAGCAACAAGTCTTCAAGGCAAAGAGCTAAGCATGGACAGCTACAAAGGAAAAACAGTTTTAGTAGTGAACACTGCCAGCAAATGTGGTTTAACTCCACAGTTTGAAGGATTGGAGAAACTTTACAAAGAGTACAAAGATAAAGGACTTGTAATACTTGGATTTCCGTGCAACCAGTTTGCCAACCAGGAACCTGGCGATGAAAAATCAATTTCGGAAGGCTGTTTGCTCAACTATGGAGTAACGTTTCCGATGTTCTCTAAAATTGATGTGAACGGGAAAAATACACACCCCATTTACAAGTACCTGAAAAAAGAATTGGGTGGAACACTCGGAAGCAAGATCAAGTGGAATTTCACGAAATTTCTGATCGATGCAAACGGAAATCCTGTAAAACGATTTGCACCTACTACCAAGCCAGAAAAACTGGAAAGTCACATCACAAAACTTTTGCAGAATTAA
- a CDS encoding glutathione peroxidase, which translates to MKRLIAFFMIMMFFVFQAAPSYSSETNNDKSELKTFHDFVVKDINGNDFDLAQLKGKKVLVVNTASKCGFTPQFEQLQKLYESLDKEEFEIIGFPANNFLKQDPGSNEEIMEFCTANYGVTFPMMEKVSVCDYIYTTYPPDKNKAEKVSTDEIYQWLTKKELNGVADTTIEWNFQKFLIDENGQLIGSLAPNVMSEIIMLKEWLED; encoded by the coding sequence ATGAAAAGATTAATTGCATTCTTTATGATCATGATGTTTTTTGTTTTTCAGGCGGCACCGTCCTATTCCTCAGAAACAAATAACGATAAGTCCGAGCTAAAAACATTTCACGACTTTGTAGTTAAAGACATTAACGGCAACGATTTCGACCTTGCCCAACTAAAAGGTAAAAAGGTTTTGGTGGTGAACACTGCCAGCAAATGTGGCTTTACCCCTCAGTTCGAGCAACTGCAAAAACTGTACGAATCGTTAGACAAAGAAGAATTTGAAATCATCGGGTTTCCGGCAAACAACTTTTTAAAACAAGATCCGGGTTCGAATGAAGAAATAATGGAGTTTTGTACAGCCAATTACGGTGTAACATTCCCGATGATGGAAAAGGTTTCAGTTTGCGATTACATATATACAACTTACCCACCCGATAAAAATAAAGCCGAAAAAGTTAGTACCGACGAGATTTACCAATGGTTGACAAAAAAGGAACTAAACGGAGTGGCAGACACTACTATTGAGTGGAATTTTCAGAAGTTCCTGATCGATGAGAATGGACAACTAATTGGTTCGCTGGCACCCAATGTAATGAGCGAAATTATAATGCTTAAAGAATGGCTTGAAGATTAA
- a CDS encoding MarR family winged helix-turn-helix transcriptional regulator — protein MEFEQLKLRNQLCFPIYAASRLITRTYQPLLDELKITYPQYLVLMVLWEHDSMPVNTIAKKLILNTNTITPLLKRMETQGIVKRTRSNTDERKVTVSLTDKGRQLRMQAADIPEKLVAQLDTDKFSIDELIDLREKLNNLINSMIDR, from the coding sequence ATGGAATTCGAACAGCTAAAACTCCGGAACCAGCTTTGCTTCCCCATTTATGCAGCCTCGCGATTGATAACGCGTACCTACCAGCCACTGCTTGATGAACTGAAAATTACTTATCCGCAATACCTGGTTTTAATGGTGCTTTGGGAGCACGATTCGATGCCGGTAAATACAATTGCGAAAAAGTTAATTCTTAATACAAATACAATTACACCTCTTTTGAAGAGAATGGAAACCCAGGGAATTGTTAAGCGAACGCGTTCCAATACCGACGAACGAAAAGTAACGGTTAGCCTCACCGACAAAGGTCGTCAGTTACGTATGCAGGCAGCAGATATTCCAGAAAAACTGGTAGCCCAACTCGATACCGATAAATTCTCGATTGACGAATTGATCGACCTCAGAGAAAAACTCAATAACCTCATCAATTCTATGATCGATCGCTAA
- a CDS encoding FAD:protein FMN transferase → MNQRILLFIVLIFTLQACNPGASKYIANNGAIYGTYYSIKYESPDGNNLQTDIDEELQRLSHIFSHYDKEATITKINNNTPVETELEFITCFSRATEIAELTNGAFDITAGPLISAWGFGPEDRQKMTDKKVDSLKQFCGYEKIRLENGKIIKDNPHMTINMSAIAKGYTCDLIGEFLQNKGCQNYMVDIGGEVVAKGINDKGKIWTIGIREPIENPFENELSAALMLKNRAMATSGNYLNFYEEDGKKYAHTIDPISGYPVQHSLLSASVVANDCMTADAFATAFMVLGKDKSIEIARQVPGMEIYFIYADDNGENQVYMSQGFDKMLRK, encoded by the coding sequence ATGAATCAGCGAATACTTCTTTTTATTGTACTAATTTTTACCCTGCAGGCCTGTAATCCGGGAGCTTCAAAATATATTGCCAACAATGGGGCCATCTATGGCACCTACTACAGTATCAAGTATGAAAGCCCAGATGGAAACAATCTTCAAACCGACATTGATGAAGAACTGCAACGTTTGTCGCATATTTTTTCGCATTACGATAAAGAAGCTACCATCACAAAAATAAATAACAACACTCCTGTTGAAACGGAGCTGGAATTTATTACCTGTTTCTCGCGCGCAACGGAAATCGCAGAACTTACTAACGGTGCTTTTGATATTACTGCCGGTCCGCTTATTAGTGCTTGGGGATTTGGCCCGGAAGACCGGCAAAAGATGACGGATAAAAAGGTTGACTCGCTAAAGCAATTTTGTGGTTATGAGAAGATTCGTCTTGAAAACGGAAAAATTATAAAAGATAATCCACACATGACCATAAATATGAGTGCCATAGCCAAAGGTTACACCTGCGATCTTATCGGCGAATTTCTGCAAAACAAAGGGTGCCAAAACTACATGGTTGACATTGGTGGCGAGGTTGTGGCAAAAGGCATAAACGATAAAGGCAAAATATGGACGATCGGGATTCGCGAGCCCATTGAAAATCCGTTTGAGAATGAATTAAGTGCCGCATTAATGCTTAAAAACCGCGCTATGGCGACATCGGGGAACTACCTTAATTTCTATGAAGAAGATGGTAAAAAATATGCACACACTATCGATCCGATTTCCGGTTACCCGGTACAACATAGTTTGTTAAGTGCCTCGGTAGTTGCCAACGATTGTATGACCGCCGATGCGTTTGCCACTGCATTTATGGTGCTCGGAAAAGATAAAAGTATTGAAATAGCACGCCAGGTGCCGGGTATGGAGATATATTTTATTTATGCCGACGATAACGGAGAAAACCAGGTATATATGTCGCAAGGTTTTGATAAAATGCTACGTAAATAA
- a CDS encoding acylphosphatase, producing the protein MIQYEIRVNGRVQGVGYRYYVLQQAKLLNVTGWVRNTVDGGVLVVAQGSEPAVKTLVDYLWVGPPLSLVKGVHHSELQVLETYTDFEVRN; encoded by the coding sequence ATGATTCAATACGAAATAAGAGTTAATGGCCGGGTTCAGGGGGTAGGATATCGTTATTACGTACTGCAACAGGCCAAATTACTTAATGTTACCGGTTGGGTGCGCAATACGGTGGATGGTGGCGTGCTGGTTGTGGCCCAAGGCAGCGAACCGGCCGTAAAAACACTTGTTGATTACCTTTGGGTTGGACCTCCACTTTCCCTGGTCAAAGGCGTACATCACTCCGAGCTTCAGGTTCTCGAAACTTATACTGATTTTGAAGTCAGGAATTAA
- a CDS encoding pyridoxal-dependent decarboxylase yields MEKKNYHMSPEQFREEGKKIIDWIADYYEQIEDYPVLSQVKPGDISKSLPNAAPLRGESIDDMIKDLDEKIMPGITHWQSPNFFAYFNANTSFPSILGDLVSSGLGVQGMLWATSPAATEVETRVLDWLADMMDMPEQFRSTSSGGGVIQDTASTAALTAIIAARERVTAFETNEEGLHKKLIAYVSSQTHSSVEKGIKIAGIGRANLRLIDVDENCSMRTNLLEKQIKQDRANGLIPFFICGTIGTTSTTAVDPLPEIGKICKREKCWFHIDAASLGTAMLCPEFRHLADGVELADSYSFNPHKWMFTNFDCNVFWVADRRELINTFSILPEYLRNKATESGEVFDYRDWHIQLGRRFRALKLWFVIRHYGVEGLQQLIREHVRLAKEFECWVNESEDFEVVVQPTMNLICFRHKSDDSFNLKLMNTINEAGKIFFTHTKLGGQVVLRLNIGQTHIEYKHVKNAWNIISLTAKELELNT; encoded by the coding sequence TTGGAAAAGAAGAACTACCACATGAGCCCGGAACAGTTTCGGGAAGAAGGCAAAAAAATAATCGACTGGATTGCTGATTATTACGAACAAATTGAAGATTATCCGGTTCTGTCGCAGGTAAAACCCGGCGATATTTCGAAATCATTACCAAATGCCGCTCCTCTGCGAGGGGAAAGTATTGATGACATGATTAAGGATCTGGATGAAAAAATTATGCCGGGGATCACACACTGGCAATCGCCAAATTTTTTCGCATACTTTAATGCCAACACTTCATTCCCTTCAATTTTAGGTGACCTCGTATCGTCGGGGCTTGGCGTGCAGGGAATGTTGTGGGCAACCAGCCCGGCTGCTACCGAAGTGGAAACCCGGGTACTCGACTGGCTGGCCGATATGATGGACATGCCCGAACAGTTCCGATCAACCTCATCGGGTGGCGGAGTTATTCAGGACACGGCATCAACAGCTGCATTAACAGCAATTATTGCTGCCCGCGAAAGAGTCACCGCATTTGAAACAAACGAGGAAGGTCTGCATAAAAAACTGATTGCCTATGTATCATCACAAACGCATTCATCGGTAGAAAAAGGGATAAAAATTGCCGGGATTGGCCGCGCAAATCTCCGTTTGATCGACGTAGACGAAAACTGTTCGATGCGCACCAACCTGCTCGAAAAACAAATAAAACAAGACCGCGCCAACGGACTCATTCCTTTTTTTATTTGCGGCACCATTGGCACCACCTCAACAACTGCTGTTGACCCGTTGCCAGAAATTGGTAAGATATGTAAACGAGAAAAATGTTGGTTTCATATTGATGCCGCGTCGCTGGGAACAGCCATGCTTTGTCCCGAATTCAGGCATTTGGCCGATGGCGTTGAACTAGCCGACAGTTATAGTTTTAATCCGCATAAATGGATGTTTACGAATTTCGATTGTAATGTTTTTTGGGTGGCAGATCGCCGCGAACTAATCAATACTTTTTCTATTCTGCCGGAATATCTGCGTAACAAAGCCACCGAATCGGGCGAAGTGTTCGATTACCGCGACTGGCATATTCAACTGGGCCGCCGGTTCAGAGCCTTAAAGCTTTGGTTTGTAATTCGGCACTACGGCGTTGAAGGGCTACAGCAACTTATTCGCGAACATGTTCGGTTGGCTAAAGAATTTGAATGCTGGGTAAATGAATCCGAAGATTTTGAAGTAGTTGTACAACCAACCATGAACCTGATTTGCTTCCGCCATAAATCTGATGATAGTTTCAACCTGAAACTTATGAACACCATTAACGAAGCGGGAAAAATCTTTTTTACCCACACAAAATTAGGCGGGCAGGTTGTTTTGCGCTTGAATATCGGACAGACACATATTGAATACAAGCATGTAAAAAATGCCTGGAATATTATTAGCTTAACCGCAAAAGAGCTGGAATTAAACACGTAA
- the nth gene encoding endonuclease III produces MRKKELFEYIIDYFEKAMPIAETELDYGNPFELIVAVILSAQCTDKRVNQITPELIKRFPTPYKMAEVEPAEVFDYIRSCSYPNNKAKHLVGMAQKLIELFDGEVPSDVDDLQKLPGVGRKTANVIASVVYNKPALAVDTHVFRVAARIGLSTNAKTPLATEQQLMKYIPLDLVPKAHHWLILHGRYTCLARKPKCEKCGLTEVCKFYKKEIQ; encoded by the coding sequence ATGAGGAAGAAAGAACTCTTTGAATACATCATAGATTATTTTGAGAAAGCAATGCCAATTGCTGAAACAGAGCTCGATTATGGCAATCCGTTTGAATTGATTGTAGCAGTAATTTTATCGGCTCAGTGCACCGATAAGCGAGTGAACCAGATTACACCCGAGCTAATTAAGCGTTTCCCAACGCCATACAAAATGGCTGAGGTAGAACCGGCAGAAGTTTTTGATTATATAAGAAGCTGCTCGTACCCGAACAATAAAGCCAAACACCTGGTTGGGATGGCACAAAAACTTATTGAGTTATTTGATGGTGAAGTGCCAAGCGATGTTGATGATTTACAGAAACTTCCCGGTGTTGGACGAAAAACAGCAAATGTTATTGCTTCGGTAGTGTATAACAAACCGGCACTGGCCGTTGATACCCATGTTTTTAGAGTAGCGGCACGCATTGGGTTAAGTACTAACGCAAAAACGCCCTTGGCAACCGAGCAGCAGTTAATGAAATACATTCCCTTAGACTTGGTGCCAAAAGCACATCACTGGCTAATTTTGCATGGGCGATACACTTGTTTGGCTCGCAAACCAAAGTGCGAAAAATGTGGGTTGACCGAAGTTTGTAAGTTTTATAAAAAGGAAATACAATAG